In the Carboxydothermus hydrogenoformans Z-2901 genome, one interval contains:
- a CDS encoding LytR/AlgR family response regulator transcription factor produces the protein MKIRTLIVDDEYPARQELRFLLAEIPEIEVVGEAATASEALALIRAVDYSLLFLDIEMPGLSGLELAKEINALPHPPYVVFVTAYDEYALKAFEVNAVDYLLKPIEPKRLKKAVEKVKKLIQENGLPKGEEVFSAYRTTGRLDRIPAEKGGKTVLVGEQEIIYAYTEQDYVYLKTYQDKYFTRFTLKELEGRLNPTVFFRCHRCFIVNLQKVKEIIPFFNGTYTLVVDDKEKSEVPVSRAQAKKLRKILGL, from the coding sequence ATGAAAATTAGGACGCTCATTGTGGATGATGAGTATCCTGCCCGGCAGGAACTGCGTTTTTTGTTAGCGGAGATTCCGGAAATTGAAGTGGTGGGGGAGGCGGCAACGGCCAGCGAAGCCCTTGCGTTAATCCGGGCGGTGGATTATTCTTTGTTGTTTTTGGATATTGAAATGCCGGGACTTTCCGGGCTTGAGCTGGCCAAGGAAATCAATGCCCTGCCCCATCCGCCGTATGTGGTTTTTGTTACCGCTTATGACGAGTATGCTTTAAAAGCGTTTGAAGTTAATGCGGTAGATTATTTACTAAAACCTATTGAGCCCAAAAGGCTAAAAAAAGCCGTAGAAAAGGTAAAGAAGCTAATCCAGGAAAACGGCTTACCAAAAGGGGAGGAAGTTTTTAGCGCGTACCGCACAACGGGAAGACTTGACCGCATACCGGCCGAAAAAGGCGGGAAAACGGTTTTGGTTGGGGAGCAGGAGATTATTTATGCCTATACCGAACAGGATTATGTTTACCTGAAAACCTATCAGGATAAATACTTTACCCGTTTTACCCTGAAAGAATTAGAAGGACGGTTAAATCCCACGGTGTTTTTCCGCTGTCACCGCTGTTTTATTGTCAATCTGCAAAAGGTAAAAGAGATAATACCCTTTTTTAACGGCACCTATACTTTAGTGGTGGATGATAAAGAGAAAAGCGAAGTTCCGGTAAGCAGAGCCCAGGCGAAAAAATTAAGAAAAATCCTCGGACTTTAA
- a CDS encoding DUF6345 domain-containing protein, whose translation MKKRYKKIIFFLVCYLFLQDIAFALTAGFDGINKYSSLLYPDCTYGDRAGASYVNNLYNAISNKFTLGFKYLDNNAWESDITINRYMNNVDFFSFAGHGKNYSAYENAAHFYVKNDGDQWHSSSEEDYDNINARTNETRFGHNKLKWVNMYCCWWLYDGGNSTKRQNFYKMFEGATLMLGFSSVMYLDSREGTEFGQKLVNGYTIKTAFLEAAKKYQPQRADGDSIATVIGYKLAANDTISNYFGTLLPSNWYINNPSAYGVIAQVVIPHNGIKI comes from the coding sequence TTGAAAAAAAGATATAAAAAAATTATTTTTTTCTTAGTTTGTTATCTCTTTTTACAAGATATTGCATTTGCTTTAACTGCTGGTTTTGATGGGATAAATAAATACAGTAGTTTACTATATCCGGATTGTACATATGGTGATAGAGCAGGTGCGTCATATGTAAATAATCTATACAACGCAATAAGTAACAAATTTACACTTGGCTTTAAATATTTAGATAATAATGCATGGGAATCAGATATTACCATAAACAGATATATGAATAATGTTGATTTCTTTTCATTTGCTGGTCATGGAAAAAATTATTCAGCATATGAAAATGCAGCTCATTTTTACGTGAAAAATGATGGCGATCAATGGCATAGTTCCTCAGAAGAAGATTATGATAACATTAATGCTCGTACAAATGAAACAAGATTTGGGCATAACAAATTAAAATGGGTAAACATGTATTGTTGTTGGTGGCTTTATGATGGAGGAAATAGCACGAAAAGACAAAATTTTTATAAAATGTTTGAAGGAGCTACCTTAATGCTTGGTTTTTCATCGGTCATGTATCTTGATAGCCGTGAAGGGACTGAATTTGGTCAAAAATTAGTAAATGGGTATACAATTAAAACGGCATTTCTTGAGGCTGCTAAAAAATATCAGCCCCAAAGAGCTGATGGTGATTCAATTGCTACTGTTATTGGTTATAAACTTGCAGCCAATGATACTATAAGTAATTATTTTGGAACATTGTTACCGAGTAACTGGTATATAAATAATCCATCGGCATATGGAGTTATTGCTCAGGTAGTCATACCGCATAATGGAATTAAAATTTAA
- the acpS gene encoding holo-ACP synthase: MYSSGIDIVDVLRIKKLHERFGERFLHKIYTKGELEYAFSTKEPYLRLAARFAAKEAAAKALGTGIGKVNFKDIEVVLGTDGPELIFHGYAAKIFQEKGFTGKSLSLSHEKKVAVAICVMWRD; the protein is encoded by the coding sequence GTGTACAGCTCGGGAATTGATATAGTTGATGTTTTAAGGATAAAAAAACTCCACGAGCGGTTTGGGGAGCGTTTTTTACATAAGATTTATACCAAAGGCGAGTTAGAGTATGCTTTTTCGACAAAAGAACCTTATTTGCGTTTAGCCGCCCGCTTTGCTGCTAAAGAAGCAGCGGCTAAAGCTTTAGGTACCGGGATAGGAAAGGTAAATTTTAAAGATATTGAAGTAGTTTTGGGAACGGATGGTCCTGAACTTATTTTTCATGGTTATGCGGCAAAAATTTTTCAGGAAAAAGGTTTTACGGGAAAAAGCTTAAGTTTAAGCCATGAAAAAAAGGTAGCGGTAGCAATTTGCGTGATGTGGAGGGATTAA
- the acs gene encoding acetate--CoA ligase, whose product MSDNFEALLQESRIFEPPAEFKEKAKVADLSLYEWAERDFLGFWADAAKDIEWFLPFEKVLDDSDAPFYRWYTGGKLNVSYNCVDRHTKSFRRNKAALIFEGEPGDSKILTYQELYREVNKFANVLKKLGVQKGDRVTIYMPMIPEAVIAMLACTRIGAPHSVVFGGFSSQALKDRIDDAKAKLLITADGGYRRGSIVELKKNADAALEGETTIEKVVVVKRTGQEVPMTEGRDYWYHELMADAALYCEPEQCDAEDMLFILYSSGTTGKPKGIQHTTGGYLVGVHTTFKYIFDYREEDIYWCTADIGWITGHSYIVYGPLSNGATVVLYEGAPDWPQKDRFWEIIEKYRVNILYTAPTAIRTFMRWGEKWPKGRDLSSLRLLGTVGEPINPEAWIWYHEHIGGGRCPIVDTWWQTETGMIMITPLPGVIPTKPGSATKPFPGVEADVVNDKGEPVPPGQGGYLVLKKPWPAMLRTLYGDPERYKNTYWSKFPGWYFTGDGAKKDEDGYFWILGRVDDVINVSGHRIGTMEVESALVEHPLVAEAAVIGKSHEVKGQAIAAFVTLKEGVEGTPELVQELKQFVAQKIGALARPDDIFFTAELPKTRSGKIMRRLLRDIAEGRALGDTTTLTDPAVINKIKEQYKDEG is encoded by the coding sequence ATGAGCGATAATTTTGAAGCGCTCTTGCAGGAAAGCCGTATTTTTGAACCGCCGGCAGAATTTAAAGAAAAAGCCAAAGTTGCGGACTTATCCCTTTATGAATGGGCCGAGCGGGATTTTTTAGGTTTCTGGGCGGATGCGGCCAAAGATATCGAGTGGTTTTTGCCCTTTGAGAAAGTATTGGATGATTCCGATGCACCATTTTACCGATGGTATACCGGTGGAAAGTTAAACGTTTCCTACAATTGCGTGGACCGGCACACCAAAAGCTTTCGCCGCAACAAAGCAGCGTTAATCTTTGAAGGCGAACCGGGGGATTCAAAAATTTTAACCTATCAGGAGTTGTACCGGGAAGTAAATAAATTTGCCAATGTTTTGAAAAAGTTGGGGGTGCAAAAGGGAGACAGGGTTACCATTTACATGCCGATGATTCCCGAAGCGGTAATTGCGATGTTAGCCTGCACCCGCATTGGTGCACCCCACAGCGTTGTGTTTGGTGGTTTTAGTTCGCAGGCGTTGAAAGACCGGATTGATGATGCCAAGGCCAAGCTTTTAATAACTGCCGACGGTGGTTACCGCCGGGGAAGTATTGTTGAATTAAAGAAAAATGCCGATGCTGCCTTAGAAGGGGAAACCACCATTGAAAAGGTGGTGGTGGTGAAAAGAACGGGGCAGGAAGTGCCCATGACCGAGGGCAGGGACTACTGGTACCACGAGTTAATGGCCGATGCGGCTCTATACTGCGAGCCGGAGCAGTGCGATGCGGAAGATATGCTTTTTATCCTTTACTCTTCCGGGACTACCGGTAAACCCAAAGGCATTCAGCATACCACCGGCGGTTATCTGGTAGGGGTCCATACCACCTTTAAATACATTTTTGATTACCGGGAAGAAGATATTTACTGGTGCACCGCCGATATAGGCTGGATTACCGGGCACAGCTACATTGTTTACGGGCCACTGTCCAACGGTGCTACCGTTGTTTTATATGAAGGTGCTCCCGACTGGCCGCAAAAAGACCGGTTCTGGGAGATTATTGAAAAATACCGGGTAAATATCCTTTATACTGCTCCGACGGCCATTCGAACCTTTATGCGCTGGGGAGAAAAGTGGCCGAAAGGACGGGATCTGTCCAGTTTACGGCTTCTGGGGACGGTGGGTGAACCGATTAACCCAGAGGCCTGGATTTGGTATCACGAACATATTGGCGGCGGCCGCTGTCCGATAGTCGATACCTGGTGGCAGACGGAAACGGGAATGATTATGATTACTCCTTTACCCGGCGTGATTCCCACCAAACCCGGTTCGGCTACCAAGCCTTTCCCCGGGGTGGAAGCGGACGTGGTCAATGATAAAGGTGAACCGGTACCTCCCGGACAGGGTGGTTATTTGGTGCTGAAAAAACCGTGGCCGGCAATGCTTCGCACTTTGTATGGCGATCCGGAACGGTATAAAAACACCTACTGGAGCAAGTTCCCGGGCTGGTATTTTACCGGTGATGGGGCGAAAAAAGATGAAGATGGCTACTTCTGGATTTTAGGACGGGTAGACGATGTCATTAACGTTTCCGGCCACCGGATAGGTACCATGGAAGTGGAAAGTGCTTTAGTGGAGCATCCTTTGGTGGCGGAAGCAGCGGTAATCGGCAAGAGCCATGAAGTAAAAGGCCAGGCGATAGCTGCTTTCGTCACCCTGAAAGAAGGGGTAGAGGGTACCCCCGAATTGGTGCAGGAGTTAAAACAGTTTGTTGCCCAGAAAATTGGTGCTCTTGCCCGGCCGGATGACATCTTCTTTACTGCTGAGCTTCCCAAGACCCGCAGTGGTAAGATTATGAGAAGATTACTCCGGGACATTGCCGAGGGTCGGGCACTAGGTGACACTACTACTTTGACCGATCCGGCGGTTATAAACAAAATAAAAGAACAGTACAAAGACGAAGGTTAA